DNA from Streptomyces asoensis:
CGCCCCCGCTTACAGGGCGCAGGAACGCATCGGCCAGCTGGAGGCCTTGAGTGAGTGGACTCAGCGTCTGGCCGGCCTGCTCCGGCTCGGCATGGGGGTGGAACAGGCGATGATGACCAGCCGCAAGGGCGCGCCGGACGAGCTCGCCACGCAGATCACCAATCTGTCCGACCGGCTGCGTCTGGGCTGGCGGCCGGAGCCGGCGCTGCGTGCCTTCGGTGACGAGCTGGACGACGTCACCGCGGACAAGGTGGTCGCAGCCCTGTTGCTGTCGGTCAACGACCGCGGCCCCGGTCTGGCCCAGGCCTTGGAGGATCTGGCGGGCACCGTCCGCGAGGAGGTCGCAGGCAAGCGGAAAGTCGAGGCGGACAGGGCCAAGTCCAGGACGACGGTGCGGTGGATGACCTTCATCACCGCGGGCATCGTGGTGGCCGGGTTCTTCGTGCCGTCCTACACCGCGCCGTACGCCACGCTGCTCGGTCAGCTCGTCCTCGCCCTCGCGACAGCCGGCTTCATCGGTGTGCTCGCCCTGATGCGGCAGCTGGGCCTCTTCCGCCGCATTCCCCGCTTTTTGATCACCGACGCTGCGAGCACGGTCCGGCTGCCCGCACCGACACCAAAGGCGTCCGCCGACGCCGCCGGCCGCGCGCAGGAAGGACTCCCGTCGTGAACCTGTTTCCCGCCGTGGCGGCCGGCACTGCCGCCGGCGCAGGTCTCGCCTTGCTGATGCGTGAACTCCTTGCCTTCCAGCCCGCGTTGGGGCCCGCTCTCACCCGCAGCGCACCGGCCACGCTCGCCGCCGCCGTGCAAGCGGAGCCGGAGCGCGAGGAGCGGTGGGGACGGTGGCTGCTGGAGCGCCTGGGCCGTGTGCCCGGTGTGAGGATCCCGGCGACGGACTTGGCGCTGCTGGGGCAGGGCCCGGGCCAGTTCATGCTGAAGAAGACGGCGCTGGCCGGGCTCGGGCTGCTCTGCCCGGTGATCGCCGCCATTCCGTGGATCATTGCAGGGGTCTCCCTGCCGTTCTATGTGCCGGCCGCCGTCGGACTCCTGCTGGCGGGAGTGCTGTTCCTCACTCCCGATCTGGCGGTACGCGACCAGGCCAAGCGGGCCCGGCAGGAGTTCCTGCACGCGCTGTCCGCCTACCTGGACCTGGTCGCGCTCAAGCGGGCCGCCGACGCCGGTCCCGCACAAGCTCTGGAAAAGGCCGCCGATGTCGGCCGCGGCTGGCCCTTCCTGTACCTGCAAGGGGCACTGCGTCGGGCCCGGCTGGAGAAGATTCCCCCGTACCAGGCGCTCAGCGAACTGGCCGCCGCGTACGACCTGCCCGTCCTGGACGACGTCGCCGACATCATGCGGGGCTCGGCCACCGACGGTGCTGCCGTCTACAAAGCTCTGCGGGCCCGCAGCGCAGCGCTCAGCAGCGAGCTGCTGGCCGATCAAGCCGCAGAAGCCAATGCCGCCAGCGAGAAGATGACCGCTCCGGGAGCCCTGCTCGCCGTGCTGGTCATGCTCTTGATGGCCTTCCCTGCGGTGATCCGCATGCTCACCGTGTGACCTCACCCCTCGGTCCAAGCCGTTGACCCTCATGTGGAGGAGCCCCATGAAACACACCGCAATGCGTTTACACAGGGCGCTGGCCGGCGCGGCGCAATGGGCGGCTGCGCGGCTGGAAGAAGGCCGGCAGGAACGGGCCCGCCGCCCCGACAGCGGTGACATCAGCATCACCACCGTCATCATCTGGGTGGCCGCCGTCGCCGGCGCCGTGCTGATCGCCGGGACCATCGCCATCGTGGTCGGCAAGTACAACGGCAAGCTCTCCGGGCTGTGATGCAGCCGCTGAAGTACTGGTGGCAGCGGCGCAGCGGTGACGACCGCGGTGACGCCTCCCTCCAGATGGCGATCGTCTTCCCCTTCGTGCTGCTGACCACGGTGGCCGTCATCCAGGCTTCGATGTGGTACTACGCACGCCAGATCGCCCTGACAGCTGCTCGCGAGGGCCTCACTGCGGCCCGCTCCTACCAGTTGGGCCCGGCCGAGGGCGCGGCTAGGGCACGGCAGGTGCTCGGGCGCACGGCAGGCGACAGCCTGCTCGGCTACAGCGTTTCGGTCAGCAGCGACGGCCAGCGGGTGCGGGTGCACGTATCGGGCACGGCCATGTCGATGATCCCCGGCGTCTCGGGCCTGCAGGTGACCCAGTCGGCTTCCGGCCCTGTGGAGCGCTGGACGGAGCCGGCCGAATGAACGCCTTGCACCGCGCGCCCCGACGGGTTCGCAGGCTCGGTGGTGACGAGGGCAGCGCCGCCGTCGAAGCAGCCGTCATCGTCCCCTCGCTGATCATGTTTGTGTGTCTGGCCATCGCCGGAGGACGCCTGGTCACGTCAGGGGCGAAGATCGACGCCGCAGCGCAGGACGCCGCACGGCAGGCGTCCTTGCACCGCACGGCGGCGGCCGCCCACCGCGGTGCGCACGCGGCGGCCGAGGAATCCCTCCACGACCAGGGCATCGCCTGCGCCTCGACATCCGTCAGCGTCAACGCCAGCGCCCTGAGCGTGCCGGTCGGCCAGGTAGGCACCGTCACCGTGACCGTGACGTGCACCGTCAACCTGTCGGATCTGCTGCTGCCCGGCATGCCGGGGACCCGCACGCTCACCTCGACCGCCACCTCGGTGGTGGACCAGTACCGGCAGCGAGGTGGGTGATGTCCGTGCGGCAGCCCGGAGCGAACCGCACTGCTCGAGGTGACCGGGGAGGTGTCACCGTGTTCGTCGCCGTGTGCGTGCTTGCACTGATCGCCGTCATCGGTGTCTCCGTCGACGGCGGCAGCAAAATGCGCGCCCTCGATCGCGCCGACTACATCGCCGGCGAGGCAGCCCGGGCCGGCGGACAGGCCATCGCCCCCGCCGAGGCCATCACCGGCCGCGCGATCGTCGTGGACGCGCAGGCCGCCCAGGCTGCCGCCCTGGCCTACCTGCGCTCCGCAGGCACCGCCGGGACGGTCAGCGTGTCCGACGACGGCACAACCCTCACCGTCACCGTCACCGGCTCCTGCAGCACGACGTTCCTGTCGGCGGTCGGCATCGGCTCGCTGCCGGTGACGGGCCAGGGCAAGGCCACCCTCCTGCACGGCGTCACCGCACCCGACGAAGGAAACTGATGCGCCCCACCCACTCCCCCGCCGCAGCAGCCGGCCGCACCCTGGGCCGGGTCATCACAGCCACTCTGAGTCTGCTGGTCCTGGCCGCCGCGCTCGCCGGGCTGCCCCTGCTGCTGATGTGGGCCACCCCCGTCATCTGGGCCTCCACCCACGACGACCTCACCCACCTGCTCGACCGGCAGGACACCGCCGCAGCCTTCCTGCTGCTGCTCGTCGCGGCCGGCTGGGCGGGCTGGGCCCAGTTCGCGTTCTGCACGGCAGGCGAACTGATCGCCCAGCTGCGGGGTCGGACCTGGCACGCCCCGCGGGGCCTGGGCACCTCGCAGCGCACTGCGGCCCTGCTGATCGGCAGCATCCTGGTGCTGCTGCCCGCGAGTTCGGCGCTGGCTTTCGATGCCCAGGCCGCACCGGCCCCCACCGCAGCCCGCCTGCCCGGCACAGACGAGGCCCACCAGGTGGCCGAAGCCGCTCAGGTCTCAGCGTCCGATCCCGGCGCGCCAGCGCAACGCACCTCGTACACGGTGCGTGAGAGGCGGCCGGCCGAAAGCCTGTGGGGCATCGCGCAACAGCAGCTGGGGGACGGCGAGCGGTGGCGGGAGATCGCCGCCCTGAACGAGGGCCGCATCATGGCGGACGGCCAGGTGTTCAAGGCCAACGGTTTCCTGCGGCCGGGATGGCAACTCGACATGCCCGCCACCCCAGCAGCCGGCTCCGTCCGTGCGCAGCTGGGTGAAGGCGCTGCCTCGTCTGCTGCCGACGCGGATGTGGTCGTCACCGTCCACTCGGGCCAGTACCTGTCGACGATCGCGCAGGAGGAGCTCGGCGATGCCAACGCATGGCCGCAGCTGTTCGAGGCCAGCCGGGGCGAGCCCCAGCCGCACGGTCTGCCCGTGATTGCCGACCCCGACGTGATCTATGCGGGGCAGCAGGTCACGGTGCCCGGCGGCCAGCACGGCCGACTGCCGGACGACGGCCCGGCCGGCAGCCAGGAGCGCACTCCGCCAGCCGCCCCCAAACCGGGCACCGGCACGGGGGACGAGCACACACCCCTGCCCAGCCAGGAGACGCAACCCGCGCCGCATCCCCCGTCCCCCAGCACGTCGGGCAGCCTGCCGCCCCGGCAGCCAGGCAAGCAGCAGAGTTCCCCCTCCGCAGCGGCCCCCGCCACGCCCCGGCCCGGCGCCGGCGCTCCTTCGCCCGCCGCTTCCGCCCCTGAGCCGTCCGGCGCCGCTGCTTCCCCGGCCTCCCCAGCGCCCGCGCCCTCCGCTGCGGATCCGTCGGACACTGCGCTGAGCCTGCGCCGTGTTCTTGGCGCCGGGGCCCTGCTGGCCGCCGCCGTCACCAGCGCGCTCGCCCTGCGCAGGACACTGCAGCGCCGCCGCCGCAAACCCGGCGAGACGATCACCATCACCCCACAGACCTCTGCTGCAGAGGCCCAGCTGGCGGCGGCCTGCGAACCCGACGCAACAGCCCGGCTCGACAGGGCACTGCGGACCTTGGCCCACACGCTGGAACAGCAGAGCAACCCGGCCGGCCTGCCCCGCCTGCGGGCCGCGCAGATCGGCTCGCGCACGGTGCAGGTGCTGCCCGAAGACCTCACGCAAGAGCCGCAGCCACCCTTCACGGCAGGGCAGGACGGCTGGTGGACCCTGGCAGCAGACGCCGCCCTTCTGGAGGAGGACACCGCCCGCCAGATACCGGCGCCCTACCCGGCCCTGGTCACCATCGGCCACACCACCGCAGGCGACCTCCTGCTGCTCAACCTTGCCCAGATGCCCGCCGTACTGCTGGACGGCAACCCCGTCCACATCACCGAGATGTGCACCTCACTCGCCCTCGAGCTGGCCATGAGCCCCTGGGCCAGCAACGTCGAGATCGTCACGATCGGTTTCGGCGAAGACCTGCCGCAACTGCTGCCCACCGCACGGATCGCCCACATGCGCCAGGCCACACACGCGCTGCGCGATCTGAGCGAACGGCTGCTGGAAGCCCACCAGATGCCCGACGCCCGCCACCAGCCCTACCTGCTGCTGTGCGCATCCGCACTCGACGCCGACACAGCCTGGGAGTTCGCCGAGGTCATCGACAAAGCGGCAGCCGTACCCGTCACCCTCATCGCACCCGCGGCCACGGCGGCCGCACACTTCCCCCACGCGGACATCGTCAACGCCTCGCTCGACGAACCGCAGCATCTCGACCACCTCGGCACCGAGATCACGGTGCAACGCCTGGCTCACGCCGCGTACCTTCAGATCACCACCGCGCTGAAGGTGTCCGCACAACCGGCTCATCCCGCCCAAGGCCCCTGGCAGGACGTTCCCGACGAACCCGAGAACAGGCCCCCGCACAGGCACCACGGGCCGCAGGAACCCGCCGTTCCCGCTGCCGACACCACCCCCAGCCCCGCGCCGGCCCAAGAACTGAGCACCGTCTTCCCGGCGCTGATCGGCGCCACCACCGACCCGGCCGGGCTGCGTCTTTCGACCGCCGGCCACGCCCCGGCCGAGGCAACACCCACGGCAGGCACCGCCCCGGCTGCACCCCCGGACACGGAGGTGGGTGAGGTCCCCGACCTGCACGCACCCGAGATCCGCGTTCTGGGCCCGGTCCAGGTCACCGACGTCGCCAGCACCGGCCACGGCCCCCGAATGGCACAACTGGCCGCCCTGCTCTACTTCAGACCCGGACGCAGCGCGGATGTCCTGTGCTGCGACATGGACCCCTTAAGCCCCTGGTCACCGAGCACCCTCAACGCCCGGATGCACGACCTGCGCCGCTCCCTGGGCAACGACCCCACAGGCCACCCCTACGTGCCCCGCCGCAAATCCGCTCAGGATCCCTACCGCCTCGCCCCCGGCGTGCGCTGCGACTGGAGCCGCTTCCTGCACCTCGTCGAACACGCACTCCCCCAGGGCCCAGCCGGCCTGCCCCAACTGGAAGAGGCACTCGAGCTGGTACGCGGCAAGCCCTTCGGAGGCAGACCCCTGCCCTGGGCCGAACCCAGCCAACAGGAAATGATCACGCGCATCATCGACACAGCCCACACCGTGGCCAACTACCGCACCGCTACGGGCCCCCACCACGACCTCAGCGCCGCACGCCAGGCCATCACGACCGGACTCGACGTCGACGACACGGCAGAACTGCTGTACCGCGACTGGCTCCGGATCGAACACGCAGCAGGCAACCGGCAAGGCCTGCACACCGCCATCACTCGCCTCCAACACATCAACCGGAGGCTGGACTGCTCCCTCGAACCGGAAACCGAAGACCTCATCAACACCCTCCTGAACCCCGGCAATCAGCCATGACCCCACCCGCCATGCACACCGTTCGCCGCCCTGCACCCCTCACCCGGACGCCCCGCATCCCGGCCGTCTTACCCACTGACAGCCACCCGACCCGGCTCCACCGCACAACGGCACACCACCAGCAGCGGGCCTCCCGGCCCTCCCACGCCCCCCTCCCACCCAGCACACCCATCCGCGTTCTTATCGGCGTGGTCGTGACCGGCGCCGTGATCATCGCCGGCATCGGCTTCGCCGGTTCGTACGCGGCCGTCCGGGAGCTGGCCATCGAGAAGGGCTTCGGGAACTTCTCGTACGTGTTCCCGATCGGCATCGACGCGGGTATCTGCGTCCTGCTGGCCCTGGACCTGCTGCTGACCTGGATCCGCATCCCGTTCCCGCTGCTGCGGCAGACGGCCTGGCTGCTGACGGCGGCGACGATCGCCTTCAACGGCGCGGCGGCCTGGCCGGACCCGCTGGGCACGGGCATGCACGCGGTGATCCCGATCCTGTTCGTGGTGGCCGTCGAGGCGGCCCGGCACGCGATCGGCCGGATCGCCGACATCACGGCGGACAAGCACATGGAGGGCGTGCGCATCACGCGCTGGCTGCTCTCCCCGCTCCCCACCTTCCTGCTGTGGCGCCGGATGAAGCTGTGGGAGCTGCGCTCCTACGACCAGGTGATCAAGCTGGAGCAGGAACGTCTCGTCTACCAGGCGAGGCTGCGCTCGCGCTTCGGCCGTGCCTGGCGCCGCAAGGCCCCGGTGGAGTCGCTGATGCCGCTGCGGCTGGCCCGCTACGGCGTCCCGCTCGCGGAGACGGCCCCGGCGGGGCTGGCGGCGGCGGGCATAGAGCCGCCCGTGCTCCCCGCGGCCCAGGTGACGGCGGCCGTGCCCCAGCAGCAGCTGGCGGCGGCCGACCCCGGTATCCGGGCCGTCGAGGCGGCTCCCGCGGCGCAGCAGCCAACCTCGGCCCTGCCTAAATCAGGCGTGCAGACTGCCGGCCCAACCTCGCAGTCCCCTCAACCTCCACCGCCTACGGTGAATCCCCGTCTCGCTACAGCCAGCACAACCGCCTCCCACCCGGGGCGACAGGCGACAACCAAGGAACCCCGTTCATCAAGAGGCTCGGACAACATAACTCCCGGCCGTCATGACGCTCACCCGCATCCTTGCCCCACCACAAGCCCCAACCACAACCCAAAGAGCGCACCTGCCCAGCCCGCGCCACGAGCCCAGCAGCGGTCCGTCAGAGCCACCCTCACCGAGGCTGCACTGTCGGACGGGCAACCCGCAAAGCCCACATGCCCAGCCGCCGCAACGGCCCACGACTCTCGTCCCAGTACCGCCGCCGCCAGGCCACGGCTCACCACCGTCGACCGCTACTACCGCGTCTGGGTCGACTTCTACCACCAGCACCACCGCTACCCCGATGCCGCTGAACTCTCCGCCCATCTCGCCGACCAAGGTGTCCTGGACCGCAGCCAGCAACCCATCAAACCGAAGTCCCTCTCGCGCTACCTTCTCCAGTTCCGCCTCTACACCACATGGGCCAAGCACCGCGCCACCACCCATACGCCTGACCTGGGCCGCATCGCTCAGGAACTCGCCAGCCAAGGCATCACCGCCCAGTACAACAAGCCTCTCCGCCCCCATCACTTCAACCTCCACCTGCGCACCTTCGAACAACGCTGGCGAGCCCTCAATCTCGACGACACCTGATCCGGTAAAGGCCCTGTGGCTGGTGGTCTGGCTGCGGAATCGCCCTCGAGGTCTTCAGGACGCTCAACCGTCCAGCGGCTCACGGCGAAGTCGAGCCGATGGAGGATTCCGCAAAGACGGGGCCTCTGCGTGCGAAGGATGTGTATAGGTTGTAGCGGGCTCCATGCTCGGGCGGTACAGGACGTCGTAGTCGCGGTGAAAGCGGTTGGCCTCCGCTGCGGATCCGCTCAGCCGATGCAGCCAGAACCCGTAGGCCACCGACATCATCTGATTTTGCGTCAGGTGAAGCTGCCATCGCCTGCCACCTCG
Protein-coding regions in this window:
- a CDS encoding LysM peptidoglycan-binding domain-containing protein, with amino-acid sequence MRPTHSPAAAAGRTLGRVITATLSLLVLAAALAGLPLLLMWATPVIWASTHDDLTHLLDRQDTAAAFLLLLVAAGWAGWAQFAFCTAGELIAQLRGRTWHAPRGLGTSQRTAALLIGSILVLLPASSALAFDAQAAPAPTAARLPGTDEAHQVAEAAQVSASDPGAPAQRTSYTVRERRPAESLWGIAQQQLGDGERWREIAALNEGRIMADGQVFKANGFLRPGWQLDMPATPAAGSVRAQLGEGAASSAADADVVVTVHSGQYLSTIAQEELGDANAWPQLFEASRGEPQPHGLPVIADPDVIYAGQQVTVPGGQHGRLPDDGPAGSQERTPPAAPKPGTGTGDEHTPLPSQETQPAPHPPSPSTSGSLPPRQPGKQQSSPSAAAPATPRPGAGAPSPAASAPEPSGAAASPASPAPAPSAADPSDTALSLRRVLGAGALLAAAVTSALALRRTLQRRRRKPGETITITPQTSAAEAQLAAACEPDATARLDRALRTLAHTLEQQSNPAGLPRLRAAQIGSRTVQVLPEDLTQEPQPPFTAGQDGWWTLAADAALLEEDTARQIPAPYPALVTIGHTTAGDLLLLNLAQMPAVLLDGNPVHITEMCTSLALELAMSPWASNVEIVTIGFGEDLPQLLPTARIAHMRQATHALRDLSERLLEAHQMPDARHQPYLLLCASALDADTAWEFAEVIDKAAAVPVTLIAPAATAAAHFPHADIVNASLDEPQHLDHLGTEITVQRLAHAAYLQITTALKVSAQPAHPAQGPWQDVPDEPENRPPHRHHGPQEPAVPAADTTPSPAPAQELSTVFPALIGATTDPAGLRLSTAGHAPAEATPTAGTAPAAPPDTEVGEVPDLHAPEIRVLGPVQVTDVASTGHGPRMAQLAALLYFRPGRSADVLCCDMDPLSPWSPSTLNARMHDLRRSLGNDPTGHPYVPRRKSAQDPYRLAPGVRCDWSRFLHLVEHALPQGPAGLPQLEEALELVRGKPFGGRPLPWAEPSQQEMITRIIDTAHTVANYRTATGPHHDLSAARQAITTGLDVDDTAELLYRDWLRIEHAAGNRQGLHTAITRLQHINRRLDCSLEPETEDLINTLLNPGNQP
- a CDS encoding TadE/TadG family type IV pilus assembly protein; protein product: MQPLKYWWQRRSGDDRGDASLQMAIVFPFVLLTTVAVIQASMWYYARQIALTAAREGLTAARSYQLGPAEGAARARQVLGRTAGDSLLGYSVSVSSDGQRVRVHVSGTAMSMIPGVSGLQVTQSASGPVERWTEPAE
- a CDS encoding pilus assembly protein TadG-related protein, with product MSVRQPGANRTARGDRGGVTVFVAVCVLALIAVIGVSVDGGSKMRALDRADYIAGEAARAGGQAIAPAEAITGRAIVVDAQAAQAAALAYLRSAGTAGTVSVSDDGTTLTVTVTGSCSTTFLSAVGIGSLPVTGQGKATLLHGVTAPDEGN
- a CDS encoding type II secretion system F family protein; this translates as MTLLWGLWCGMAVMGGLIGVVAGLVGTTAPRRAPLRQRWQALRAGKERGAQARLRQRTLTGASVLVFALVWLVSGNFVGGALLGTAVIGVPWLIAPAYRAQERIGQLEALSEWTQRLAGLLRLGMGVEQAMMTSRKGAPDELATQITNLSDRLRLGWRPEPALRAFGDELDDVTADKVVAALLLSVNDRGPGLAQALEDLAGTVREEVAGKRKVEADRAKSRTTVRWMTFITAGIVVAGFFVPSYTAPYATLLGQLVLALATAGFIGVLALMRQLGLFRRIPRFLITDAASTVRLPAPTPKASADAAGRAQEGLPS
- a CDS encoding TadE/TadG family type IV pilus assembly protein — encoded protein: MNALHRAPRRVRRLGGDEGSAAVEAAVIVPSLIMFVCLAIAGGRLVTSGAKIDAAAQDAARQASLHRTAAAAHRGAHAAAEESLHDQGIACASTSVSVNASALSVPVGQVGTVTVTVTCTVNLSDLLLPGMPGTRTLTSTATSVVDQYRQRGG
- a CDS encoding type II secretion system F family protein, with translation MNLFPAVAAGTAAGAGLALLMRELLAFQPALGPALTRSAPATLAAAVQAEPEREERWGRWLLERLGRVPGVRIPATDLALLGQGPGQFMLKKTALAGLGLLCPVIAAIPWIIAGVSLPFYVPAAVGLLLAGVLFLTPDLAVRDQAKRARQEFLHALSAYLDLVALKRAADAGPAQALEKAADVGRGWPFLYLQGALRRARLEKIPPYQALSELAAAYDLPVLDDVADIMRGSATDGAAVYKALRARSAALSSELLADQAAEANAASEKMTAPGALLAVLVMLLMAFPAVIRMLTV
- a CDS encoding DUF2637 domain-containing protein, with protein sequence MRVLIGVVVTGAVIIAGIGFAGSYAAVRELAIEKGFGNFSYVFPIGIDAGICVLLALDLLLTWIRIPFPLLRQTAWLLTAATIAFNGAAAWPDPLGTGMHAVIPILFVVAVEAARHAIGRIADITADKHMEGVRITRWLLSPLPTFLLWRRMKLWELRSYDQVIKLEQERLVYQARLRSRFGRAWRRKAPVESLMPLRLARYGVPLAETAPAGLAAAGIEPPVLPAAQVTAAVPQQQLAAADPGIRAVEAAPAAQQPTSALPKSGVQTAGPTSQSPQPPPPTVNPRLATASTTASHPGRQATTKEPRSSRGSDNITPGRHDAHPHPCPTTSPNHNPKSAPAQPAPRAQQRSVRATLTEAALSDGQPAKPTCPAAATAHDSRPSTAAARPRLTTVDRYYRVWVDFYHQHHRYPDAAELSAHLADQGVLDRSQQPIKPKSLSRYLLQFRLYTTWAKHRATTHTPDLGRIAQELASQGITAQYNKPLRPHHFNLHLRTFEQRWRALNLDDT